The Streptomyces sp. NBC_01775 genome includes a region encoding these proteins:
- a CDS encoding HAD-IA family hydrolase, translating into MKIEAPVTLLFDNDGTLLSSMESVLRCWTAWAQEFGISAEDFAAVELHGRPAADIVADLLPPARVPEAVGRIGELEVEDVANGGAVPLPGTAELLASLPEGSWAVVTSATRELAEARLRAVGIEAPLVIAADDITRGKPDPEPYLLAAEKLGADPARCVVFEDAPAGLEAGRRAGMRTVGLVTTHPREELRADVVVPNLSAVSAQITAAGVALTAAD; encoded by the coding sequence ATGAAGATAGAAGCCCCCGTGACCCTGCTGTTCGACAACGACGGCACCCTGCTGTCCTCCATGGAATCGGTGCTCCGCTGCTGGACCGCCTGGGCCCAGGAGTTCGGGATCAGCGCCGAGGACTTCGCCGCCGTCGAGCTGCACGGCCGCCCGGCGGCCGACATCGTCGCGGATCTGCTCCCGCCCGCGCGTGTGCCGGAGGCGGTCGGGCGCATCGGCGAGCTGGAGGTCGAGGACGTCGCGAACGGCGGTGCCGTTCCGCTGCCCGGAACCGCCGAGCTGCTGGCCTCGCTGCCCGAGGGAAGCTGGGCCGTCGTCACCTCCGCGACCCGCGAGCTGGCCGAGGCCAGGCTGCGCGCGGTGGGTATCGAGGCGCCACTGGTCATCGCCGCCGACGACATCACGCGCGGCAAACCCGATCCCGAGCCCTACCTGCTGGCCGCCGAGAAGCTGGGCGCCGACCCCGCCCGGTGCGTGGTCTTCGAGGACGCTCCGGCCGGGCTGGAGGCGGGCCGCAGGGCCGGCATGCGGACAGTGGGGCTGGTCACGACCCACCCCCGGGAGGAGCTGCGCGCCGACGTGGTGGTCCCGAACCTCTCCGCCGTCTCGGCGCAGATCACCGCCGCCGGTGTGGCGCTCACCGCAGCCGACTGA